The following are encoded in a window of Cyanobacteria bacterium QS_8_64_29 genomic DNA:
- a CDS encoding potassium transporter → MATGSERSSAEPAQRRFHRGGLRSLRFLRNLPHDNCQFAIIGLGRFGQAVCQSLYRMGYQVLGTDRDEALVSQALGERMASHAIRFDATDSGALREAGIFEFDTVVVAIGHYLQESIVTTLNVKEAGVPYVVAKASSATHGKLLDRVGADHVVYPEREAGQSLAYELTKPEILARFDLDPDNSIVEVLVPRQFDGKTIAELQLRNRYGVTVIALSDGDKFDINPGPNQPLREGTAMVVVGANRDIQRLPKHTKAEAAPSERS, encoded by the coding sequence ATGGCTACAGGCAGCGAGCGTTCCAGCGCCGAGCCAGCCCAACGGCGCTTCCACCGCGGCGGGCTGCGATCGCTGCGGTTTTTGCGCAACCTCCCCCACGACAACTGCCAGTTTGCCATCATTGGCTTGGGGCGCTTCGGCCAAGCGGTTTGCCAGTCGCTGTACCGCATGGGGTACCAGGTCCTGGGCACCGATCGCGACGAGGCGCTCGTCTCGCAAGCCCTGGGCGAGCGCATGGCCTCCCACGCCATCCGATTCGATGCCACCGATTCGGGCGCCCTGCGCGAGGCCGGCATTTTCGAGTTCGACACGGTGGTGGTTGCCATCGGCCATTACCTGCAAGAGAGCATCGTCACCACCCTCAACGTCAAAGAAGCGGGCGTCCCCTACGTGGTGGCCAAAGCCTCCTCGGCTACCCACGGCAAGCTCCTGGACCGCGTTGGTGCCGACCACGTGGTCTACCCCGAGCGCGAGGCCGGTCAGTCGCTGGCCTACGAGCTGACCAAACCCGAGATTCTGGCCCGCTTCGACCTCGACCCCGATAACAGCATTGTCGAGGTGCTGGTGCCCCGCCAGTTTGATGGCAAAACCATCGCCGAGCTGCAGCTACGCAACCGCTACGGCGTTACCGTGATCGCCCTCAGCGACGGCGACAAGTTTGACATCAACCCCGGCCCCAACCAACCGCTGCGCGAAGGCACGGCGATGGTCGTGGTTGGCGCCAACCGCGACATCCAGCGCTTGCCCAAGCACACCAAGGCCGAAGCTGCCCCAAGCGAGCGGAGCTGA
- a CDS encoding tRNA preQ1(34) S-adenosylmethionine ribosyltransferase-isomerase QueA, producing the protein MASSPHSGADRWRASYEYTLPPERIAQTPVSPRDRARLLVVGARSHAHATVRDLPEWLQAGDLLVLNNTRVLPARLHGRKPTGAEVEVLLLEASSSGCWLALVKPGKRVRPGTRLRFDPLQSGGQPLEATAIDRDAETGGRWLRFELPAGCALESLLPHYGRMPLPPYIADTQSAREQYQTAYARSPGAVAAPTAGLHLTDELLQRLQQCGIGIAELTLHVGLGTFRPVEAAEIGAHRMHREWLAVPAATAERVARTRAAGGRVIAVGTTVVRALEGAFWARGELGAFEGQTNLFIYPGYRPQVVDGLMTNFHLPGSSLLMMVSAFLGRERLLALYRAAITARYRFYSFGDAMLITPAAVVA; encoded by the coding sequence ATGGCAAGCTCACCCCATAGCGGTGCAGACCGCTGGCGCGCGAGCTACGAGTACACGCTCCCGCCCGAGCGGATCGCGCAAACGCCGGTTTCGCCGCGTGATCGGGCGCGCCTGCTGGTGGTGGGGGCCCGCTCGCACGCGCACGCCACCGTGCGGGATTTGCCCGAGTGGCTGCAGGCAGGCGATCTGCTGGTGCTCAACAACACGCGCGTTCTACCAGCGCGCCTCCACGGCCGCAAGCCCACAGGCGCAGAAGTCGAGGTGCTGCTGCTGGAGGCCAGCTCGTCGGGTTGCTGGTTGGCGCTGGTCAAACCCGGCAAGCGGGTGCGCCCGGGAACGCGGCTGCGCTTCGATCCGCTGCAGTCAGGCGGGCAGCCGCTGGAAGCCACGGCCATCGATCGCGATGCCGAAACGGGCGGGCGCTGGCTGCGCTTCGAGCTGCCAGCGGGGTGCGCGCTCGAGTCGCTGCTGCCCCATTACGGCCGCATGCCCCTACCGCCCTACATTGCCGACACCCAGTCGGCCCGCGAGCAATACCAGACCGCATATGCGCGCTCGCCGGGGGCTGTTGCGGCCCCAACGGCCGGCCTGCACTTAACGGATGAGCTGCTGCAGCGCCTGCAGCAGTGCGGCATTGGCATTGCCGAGCTCACGCTCCATGTGGGCCTGGGAACGTTTCGGCCGGTTGAGGCAGCCGAAATTGGCGCGCACCGCATGCACCGGGAGTGGCTGGCCGTGCCGGCCGCCACGGCCGAGCGGGTCGCGCGCACGCGTGCCGCCGGCGGGCGGGTGATTGCAGTGGGCACCACGGTGGTGCGCGCCCTGGAGGGGGCCTTTTGGGCGCGCGGCGAGCTGGGCGCATTTGAGGGCCAAACGAATCTGTTTATCTATCCGGGGTACCGGCCGCAGGTGGTGGACGGGCTCATGACCAACTTCCACCTCCCGGGCTCAAGCTTGTTGATGATGGTGAGCGCTTTTCTGGGACGCGAGCGCCTGCTGGCGCTCTATCGGGCGGCGATCACAGCGCGCTATCGCTTCTACTCGTTTGGGGATGCCATGCTCATCACCCCGGCAGCGGTGGTGGCCTGA
- a CDS encoding YraN family protein: protein MPASHPSETSLGAAGERVAAQWLTAQGWQVCNRRWRCRWGELDLIARHPAGAGMLAFVEVKTRSRGSWDAGGQLAVTPAEQRRIWHAAEAFLAHSPQLAELPCRFNLALVTSRYFRHPPAQPLPDATALGPPQLWQSYQLALQAYIPAAFGA, encoded by the coding sequence ATTCCCGCATCCCATCCGAGCGAGACCAGCCTGGGCGCAGCGGGCGAGCGCGTTGCAGCCCAATGGCTGACGGCCCAAGGCTGGCAGGTCTGCAATCGCCGCTGGCGCTGCCGTTGGGGCGAGCTGGATCTGATCGCGCGCCATCCGGCGGGGGCTGGCATGCTGGCGTTTGTCGAGGTCAAAACGCGCAGCCGCGGCAGCTGGGATGCCGGCGGCCAACTGGCCGTAACGCCCGCCGAGCAGCGCCGGATCTGGCACGCTGCGGAAGCGTTTCTGGCCCACTCGCCCCAGCTCGCTGAGCTGCCGTGCCGCTTCAATCTGGCCCTGGTGACGAGTCGGTACTTCCGGCACCCACCGGCGCAGCCGCTCCCGGACGCCACGGCGCTGGGGCCACCGCAGTTGTGGCAGAGCTACCAGCTCGCCCTACAGGCTTACATCCCGGCGGCGTTTGGGGCCTGA